From one Lysinibacillus sp. G4S2 genomic stretch:
- a CDS encoding beta-ketoacyl-ACP synthase III yields the protein MNAGIIGIGKYVPEKVVTNFDLEKIMDTSDEWIRTRTGIEERHFAADDQETSDLAVAAAKEAIANAGITPEEIGLILVATVTQDQMFPSVACMVQEQIGAVNAAAMDQSAACAGFIYSLVTAKQFVEANAYKYVLVVGVEKLSKVLDWEDRNTAVLFGDGACAAIVGQVSEGRGILSFELGADGTGGKHLSLTQQDTIAMNGREVFKFAVRQMGESAVTVLNKAGLTKEDVDFLVPHQANIRIMESARERLELPPEKMSKTIHKYGNTSAASIGISLVDELEAGKIKDDDLLVLVGFGGGLTWGAVAMRWGK from the coding sequence ATGAACGCTGGTATTATAGGAATAGGCAAATATGTTCCGGAGAAGGTCGTTACAAATTTTGATTTAGAAAAAATTATGGACACTTCGGATGAATGGATTCGAACTCGAACTGGGATTGAAGAACGTCATTTTGCCGCAGATGATCAGGAAACTTCAGATTTAGCAGTAGCTGCTGCAAAAGAGGCTATTGCAAATGCGGGTATTACACCTGAAGAAATAGGCTTAATACTTGTAGCAACTGTAACTCAAGATCAAATGTTTCCAAGTGTAGCATGTATGGTTCAGGAGCAAATTGGAGCAGTTAATGCAGCAGCGATGGACCAATCGGCTGCTTGTGCAGGATTTATATATAGTTTAGTGACAGCAAAGCAATTTGTAGAAGCAAATGCTTATAAATATGTCTTAGTAGTAGGTGTTGAAAAGCTGTCGAAGGTACTTGATTGGGAAGATCGCAATACAGCAGTGTTATTCGGTGACGGTGCATGTGCAGCAATTGTTGGTCAAGTATCAGAAGGTAGAGGTATCTTATCATTTGAGCTTGGAGCTGATGGTACAGGTGGAAAGCATTTATCTTTAACACAGCAGGACACAATCGCTATGAATGGCCGTGAAGTATTTAAGTTTGCAGTACGTCAAATGGGTGAATCTGCAGTAACCGTGTTAAATAAAGCAGGTTTAACAAAAGAAGATGTAGATTTTTTAGTGCCGCATCAGGCGAATATTCGAATTATGGAATCTGCTCGTGAGCGTCTAGAGCTGCCACCGGAAAAAATGTCAAAAACGATTCACAAATATGGTAATACGTCAGCAGCATCTATTGGTATTTCCTTGGTAGATGAGCTTGAAGCAGGTAAGATAAAAGATGATGATTTATTAGTACTTGTTGGATTTGGCGGTGGCT
- a CDS encoding Crp/Fnr family transcriptional regulator translates to MDNMQEQFHDLFQKHGVFIKVNKDSKIFLEGERAKEIYYIKTGAISISQETENGKELTIRICGPDSMIGEGSLFCNFTYHSMTAKVLEPSSLYVLSLKSLELLLVEQPNLMVEYMKWLQTENLKHQSRLRDLVLNGKKGALFSTLIRLTNTYGKPLENGNVFIDFPLTNTEFANLCATSREMINRMLNDLKKHNIISFEKSYITIHDLQFLKDEIACENCPLQICRID, encoded by the coding sequence ATGGATAATATGCAAGAGCAATTTCACGATCTTTTTCAAAAGCACGGTGTTTTTATTAAAGTGAATAAGGATAGTAAAATTTTTTTAGAAGGCGAACGTGCGAAAGAAATATACTATATAAAAACAGGAGCTATCTCGATTAGTCAGGAAACTGAGAACGGGAAGGAACTAACAATTCGAATTTGTGGTCCAGATAGTATGATTGGTGAAGGCTCATTATTTTGTAACTTTACGTATCATTCCATGACTGCTAAAGTATTAGAACCCTCTAGTTTATATGTTCTAAGCCTTAAATCATTGGAACTTTTATTAGTAGAACAACCTAATTTAATGGTGGAATATATGAAGTGGTTGCAAACAGAAAATTTAAAGCATCAAAGTCGTTTGCGTGATCTAGTTTTAAACGGTAAAAAAGGCGCTTTATTTTCAACGCTCATCCGTCTTACGAACACTTATGGTAAGCCTTTAGAAAATGGCAACGTTTTTATTGATTTCCCATTAACAAATACTGAATTTGCTAATTTATGTGCGACGAGTAGAGAAATGATCAATCGCATGCTTAATGATTTAAAGAAACACAATATTATTTCCTTCGAAAAGAGTTATATAACCATTCACGATTTACAATTTTTAAAGGATGAAATCGCCTGTGAGAATTGTCCGTTACAAATATGTCGTATCGATTAA
- a CDS encoding AAA family ATPase, translating to MQFQQTDNKKPLEQFGRNLIEEVKNGKMDPVIGRDEEIRNVIRILTRKTKNNPVLIGEPGVGKTAIVEGLAQRIVKGDVPEGLKDCVLYELDMSALIAGASYRGQFEERLKGVLKEVKESEGRIILFIDEIHTIVGAGKTDGAMDAGNMLKPMLARGELHCIGATTLDEYRMYIEKDPALERRFQQVLVREPSIEDTVSILRGLKERFELHHAVRIHDRAIVAAAELSNRYITERFLPDKAIDLIDEACAMIRTEIDSMPQELDAVKRRIMQLEIEEQALRKEKDEASKKRLEQLREELTKLKESSEGMLKQWETEKAALHAIQKKRETLDKYRHDLDEAESKYDLNKAAELRHGKMPTLEKEIQEMEKQLENGTESRILREEVTADEIASIVSRWTGIPVTKLVEGEREKLLRLKDTLHERVIGQDNAVQLVTEAVWRARAGIKDPHRPIGSFLFLGPTGVGKTELAKALAAQLFDSEDHFIRIDMSEYMEKHSVSRLVGAPPGYIGYEEGGQLTEAVRRNPYSVVLLDEIEKAHPDVANILLQILDDGRITDSQGRMVNFTNTVVILTSNIGSNYLMEAKEDDGAVEDLVMAALRQHFKPELLNRMDDIIMFHALSDKHFTAIAWKYVEQLVKRVAEQDITLQVEQDVIDWVVEQGADAQFGARPLKRFVQRYIETAVAKELLRGEVLPGETLHIRIHDGQCIVEK from the coding sequence ATGCAATTTCAACAAACAGATAATAAAAAACCATTGGAGCAATTTGGACGTAATTTGATTGAAGAAGTGAAAAACGGCAAAATGGACCCGGTTATCGGTCGTGACGAAGAAATTCGTAATGTTATTCGTATTTTAACGCGTAAAACGAAAAATAACCCTGTCTTAATAGGTGAGCCAGGTGTTGGTAAAACAGCAATCGTAGAAGGGTTAGCTCAACGTATTGTCAAAGGTGATGTACCTGAGGGATTAAAAGATTGCGTATTGTACGAGCTTGATATGAGTGCTTTAATAGCGGGTGCTAGTTATCGAGGTCAATTTGAAGAACGCTTAAAAGGTGTACTTAAAGAAGTGAAGGAATCTGAAGGGCGTATCATTTTATTTATTGATGAAATTCATACAATAGTTGGTGCAGGTAAAACGGATGGGGCAATGGATGCTGGGAATATGTTAAAGCCAATGCTTGCACGAGGAGAGTTACATTGTATCGGTGCTACAACATTAGATGAATACCGTATGTATATTGAAAAAGACCCTGCTTTAGAGCGTCGTTTTCAACAAGTACTTGTACGTGAACCATCTATTGAAGATACAGTTTCCATTTTACGTGGCTTAAAAGAGCGCTTTGAGTTACATCATGCGGTACGTATTCATGACCGAGCAATTGTAGCGGCAGCAGAGCTTTCGAATCGCTATATTACAGAGCGCTTCTTGCCGGATAAAGCCATTGATTTAATAGATGAAGCATGTGCAATGATTCGAACAGAAATTGATTCCATGCCACAGGAATTGGATGCAGTAAAGCGCCGTATTATGCAGCTTGAAATTGAGGAACAAGCACTGCGTAAGGAAAAGGACGAGGCAAGTAAAAAGCGTCTAGAGCAACTACGTGAGGAATTAACAAAGCTAAAAGAATCCTCTGAGGGCATGCTTAAACAATGGGAAACTGAAAAAGCAGCGTTACATGCCATTCAGAAAAAACGTGAAACGCTTGATAAATACCGCCATGACTTAGATGAAGCAGAAAGTAAATATGATTTAAATAAAGCAGCTGAACTACGTCATGGGAAAATGCCTACACTTGAAAAGGAAATTCAAGAGATGGAAAAACAATTAGAGAATGGTACGGAATCACGTATTTTACGCGAAGAGGTAACAGCTGATGAAATCGCGTCTATTGTTTCACGATGGACAGGAATACCGGTGACAAAATTAGTAGAAGGTGAGCGCGAAAAATTATTGCGTTTAAAAGATACATTACATGAACGTGTTATCGGTCAGGACAATGCCGTACAGCTTGTCACAGAAGCGGTATGGCGTGCGCGGGCTGGTATCAAAGATCCACATCGACCAATTGGTAGCTTTTTATTCTTAGGACCAACTGGTGTTGGTAAAACAGAGCTTGCGAAGGCACTAGCTGCACAGCTGTTTGATTCTGAGGATCATTTTATTCGTATTGATATGAGTGAATATATGGAGAAACATAGCGTATCACGTCTTGTAGGGGCGCCTCCAGGTTATATTGGCTATGAGGAAGGTGGACAATTAACAGAAGCTGTTCGCCGTAATCCATATTCAGTTGTATTACTAGATGAAATTGAAAAGGCGCACCCAGATGTCGCGAATATTTTACTGCAAATTTTAGATGATGGACGCATTACTGATAGTCAAGGTCGTATGGTCAACTTTACGAACACAGTAGTCATTTTAACTTCTAACATTGGTTCAAACTATTTGATGGAAGCAAAAGAGGACGATGGAGCAGTTGAGGATTTAGTGATGGCTGCACTGCGACAGCACTTTAAACCAGAGTTGTTAAATCGTATGGACGACATTATTATGTTCCACGCACTATCTGATAAGCACTTTACAGCGATTGCTTGGAAATATGTCGAACAGCTTGTCAAACGAGTTGCAGAGCAAGATATTACTTTACAAGTAGAACAAGATGTAATTGATTGGGTTGTAGAACAAGGTGCGGATGCTCAGTTTGGCGCAAGACCACTAAAACGCTTCGTGCAGCGTTATATTGAAACGGCAGTTGCAAAAGAATTGCTACGTGGTGAAGTATTACCGGGAGAAACATTGCACATTAGAATACACGATGGCCAATGTATTGTTGAAAAATAA
- the ltrA gene encoding group II intron reverse transcriptase/maturase, with protein sequence MLMSQILSRENLLLALKRVERNKGSHGVDKMPVKFLRQHVVENWLTIKKQILEGTYQPQPVRRIEIPKPDGGVRLLGIPTVTDRLIQQAIAQVLSNLYDPNFSNHSYGFRPKRSAHDAIREAKGHIKEGYRWVVDMDLEKFFDKVNHDRLMSTLAKKISDKPLLKLIRRYLQSGVMINGVVYDTDEGTPQGGPLSPLLSNIVLDELDKELEKRGHKFVRYADDCNIYVKTKRAGERVMASIKTFIEKTLRLKINEKKSAVARPWQRKFLGFSFTSRKEPQVRIAKESIKRMKNKIRELTARKKPLPMEYRIQQLNQYLIGWCGYFALADTKSIFESLDGWIRRRLRMCLWKNWKKPRTKVRNLIRLGVPDWKAYEWGNTRKSYWRISKSPILHRTLGNSYWSNQGLKSLQARYEILRYSP encoded by the coding sequence ATGTTAATGAGTCAAATATTATCACGGGAGAATCTGCTTCTCGCACTCAAACGGGTGGAACGAAACAAAGGGAGTCATGGAGTAGACAAAATGCCCGTAAAATTCCTACGACAGCATGTAGTCGAAAACTGGCTAACGATTAAGAAGCAAATTCTTGAGGGAACCTACCAACCACAACCAGTTCGCAGAATCGAAATCCCGAAACCTGACGGCGGTGTGCGACTATTAGGAATCCCAACCGTGACAGACCGACTCATTCAACAGGCGATTGCCCAAGTGCTATCCAACCTATATGACCCGAACTTCTCGAATCATAGTTACGGATTTCGACCAAAACGAAGTGCTCACGATGCAATCCGAGAAGCCAAAGGTCATATAAAAGAAGGATACCGCTGGGTAGTAGATATGGACTTAGAGAAATTCTTCGACAAAGTAAACCATGACCGTCTAATGAGTACATTAGCGAAGAAAATTTCTGATAAACCTCTACTCAAGCTGATTCGTAGATACTTACAATCGGGTGTCATGATAAATGGTGTCGTTTATGATACAGATGAAGGAACACCCCAAGGGGGCCCACTGAGTCCACTTCTCTCAAATATTGTGCTGGATGAATTAGACAAAGAATTAGAGAAACGTGGTCATAAATTTGTCCGTTACGCCGATGACTGCAATATTTATGTGAAAACAAAACGAGCAGGAGAACGAGTGATGGCAAGTATCAAAACCTTTATTGAGAAGACGCTACGATTGAAAATAAATGAGAAGAAATCCGCAGTGGCTCGTCCTTGGCAACGTAAATTCCTAGGATTTAGCTTTACCTCCCGCAAAGAACCACAAGTTCGAATTGCGAAAGAGAGCATAAAGCGAATGAAGAACAAAATTCGGGAATTAACAGCTAGAAAGAAGCCACTTCCAATGGAGTACCGAATTCAACAATTGAATCAATACTTAATTGGGTGGTGTGGCTACTTTGCATTAGCGGATACGAAATCAATATTTGAATCACTGGATGGATGGATTAGAAGAAGACTTCGTATGTGTTTATGGAAGAATTGGAAAAAGCCTCGTACGAAAGTGCGCAACCTAATTCGCTTAGGAGTTCCAGACTGGAAGGCTTACGAATGGGGCAATACTCGCAAGAGTTACTGGCGTATCTCGAAAAGTCCAATATTACACAGAACCCTTGGTAACTCTTATTGGAGTAACCAAGGGCTCAAAAGTCTGCAAGCTCGTTATGAAATCTTGCGTTATTCACCTTAA
- a CDS encoding YjzD family protein → MQYIVTFIWSFLLVSMLNYVVSSVLGVPFEFQTGAIVSVVFSILIFVIGAIIPNEPTPEAADHH, encoded by the coding sequence ATGCAATATATCGTAACGTTCATATGGTCATTCCTACTAGTTTCAATGTTAAACTACGTAGTAAGCTCTGTACTTGGCGTACCATTTGAATTCCAAACGGGTGCAATCGTATCAGTTGTATTCTCAATTCTTATTTTCGTTATTGGTGCAATTATTCCAAACGAGCCAACTCCAGAAGCTGCAGACCATCATTAA